One region of Hoeflea sp. 108 genomic DNA includes:
- a CDS encoding J domain-containing protein produces the protein MKTNSKYFDKIRVRPDPEAEVKSRAPICQWDGCKEAGTHRAPVGRMREGEYFQFCFDHVREYNKGFNYFSGLADGDIARFQKEALTGHRPTWTIGSNGSATARSAPDFAQQRSGRAGYYNRMRDPHNVFGTGAGTPRQRKAKPLEAKALDTLGLDSRATGADIKARYKELVKRHHPDANGGDRGSEDRFRDVLQAYRVLKQAGLC, from the coding sequence ATGAAGACGAACTCGAAATATTTCGACAAGATCCGCGTCCGTCCCGATCCGGAAGCGGAGGTGAAGTCGCGCGCGCCGATCTGCCAGTGGGATGGCTGCAAGGAGGCGGGCACCCACCGCGCGCCCGTGGGCCGCATGAGGGAGGGCGAGTATTTCCAGTTCTGCTTCGACCATGTGCGCGAGTACAACAAGGGCTTCAATTATTTCTCCGGGCTCGCCGACGGCGACATCGCGCGCTTCCAGAAGGAAGCGTTGACCGGGCATCGCCCGACCTGGACCATCGGTTCCAACGGCTCTGCCACAGCCCGCTCGGCACCGGACTTTGCCCAGCAGCGCTCGGGCCGCGCCGGCTACTACAATCGCATGCGCGACCCCCACAACGTGTTCGGCACAGGGGCCGGGACGCCGCGCCAGCGCAAGGCAAAGCCGCTGGAGGCCAAGGCGCTGGATACGCTGGGGCTCGATTCCAGGGCCACCGGAGCCGACATCAAGGCGCGCTACAAGGAACTGGTGAAACGCCACCACCCCGACGCCAATGGCGGTGATCGCGGGTCGGAGGACCGCTTCAGGGACGTGCTCCAGGCCTATCGCGTGCTCAAGCAAGCGGGATTGTGTTGA
- a CDS encoding BolA family transcriptional regulator, with protein MSIQTSIEDKLNKAFSPERLAVINESHLHAGHHHVDGGHHATFDGSGETHFRIRIVSPAFAGMSRIDRHRAVNDALSAELKAGLHALAIEPAAPGEATRW; from the coding sequence ATGTCCATACAGACGTCCATCGAAGACAAGCTCAACAAGGCGTTTTCGCCCGAGCGCCTTGCGGTCATCAATGAGAGCCACCTGCATGCCGGCCATCACCATGTCGACGGCGGCCATCATGCTACCTTCGACGGCTCCGGCGAGACCCATTTCCGCATCCGCATCGTTTCACCTGCATTCGCCGGCATGAGCCGCATCGACCGCCACCGCGCCGTCAACGACGCGCTCTCGGCGGAGCTGAAGGCCGGCCTGCATGCGCTGGCCATCGAGCCGGCGGCCCCGGGCGAAGCAACCCGCTGGTAG
- a CDS encoding metalloregulator ArsR/SmtB family transcription factor — protein sequence MDANTTIDALAALAQPTRLEAFRQLAAAEPGGIAAGELARRLAVPQNTLSAHLAVLARAGLARSERNGRSIVYRPDLPALRGVLAFLLDDCCGGRPEACAPLLAEPTPCCIPSK from the coding sequence ATGGATGCAAACACGACGATAGACGCGCTGGCCGCGCTGGCCCAGCCGACGCGGCTCGAGGCCTTCCGCCAACTGGCGGCGGCCGAGCCCGGGGGCATCGCCGCCGGCGAACTGGCGCGCCGGCTTGCCGTTCCGCAGAACACGCTGTCAGCCCACCTCGCCGTACTGGCCCGAGCCGGCCTTGCCAGAAGCGAGCGCAACGGCCGCTCCATCGTCTATCGCCCCGACCTGCCGGCATTGCGTGGCGTGCTCGCCTTCCTGCTCGATGATTGTTGCGGCGGCAGGCCGGAAGCCTGCGCGCCCCTGCTTGCCGAACCAACCCCCTGCTGCATTCCGTCGAAGTGA
- a CDS encoding arsenate reductase ArsC, whose translation MTHRPFNVLFLCTGNSARSILAEGILRKDGAPGFNAFSAGSQPKGAVNPFALKVLASYGYPSDGFRSKTWDEFAAEGATQMDFIFTVCDDAAGEACPVWLGHPANAHWGIEDPSHVEGTDIEKEAAFVTAFKYMRNRIQAFIALPIASLDRMALASHLEEIGRMDGATGKAGGTAR comes from the coding sequence ATGACCCACAGGCCTTTCAACGTGCTCTTCCTGTGCACGGGCAACAGCGCCCGTTCGATCCTTGCCGAGGGTATCCTGCGCAAGGACGGTGCTCCCGGCTTCAACGCCTTCTCCGCCGGCAGCCAGCCCAAGGGCGCGGTCAATCCGTTCGCCCTGAAGGTGCTCGCAAGCTACGGCTACCCATCCGACGGCTTCAGGTCGAAGACCTGGGACGAGTTCGCCGCCGAAGGCGCGACGCAGATGGATTTCATCTTCACAGTCTGCGACGACGCAGCCGGTGAAGCCTGCCCTGTGTGGCTCGGCCACCCGGCCAATGCCCACTGGGGTATCGAGGACCCGAGCCATGTCGAAGGCACTGACATCGAAAAGGAGGCAGCCTTCGTCACTGCCTTCAAATACATGCGCAACCGCATCCAGGCCTTCATTGCCCTGCCGATCGCAAGCCTCGACCGCATGGCACTGGCTTCCCATCTCGAAGAGATAGGAAGAATGGACGGCGCGACCGGCAAGGCCGGCGGCACGGCAAGGTGA
- a CDS encoding MIP/aquaporin family protein, whose protein sequence is MLRRLLAETLGMAFLLATVVGSGIAAVQLSGGSAALALLCNAVATGAILVVLITVLGPVSGAHLNPAVSLTMALERRLAWTALGPYVAAQLVGAVLGVVAAHMMFEQPMLQLSTTGRTGPGQWLGEAIATFGLLLTIFGCIARAPKSTPLAVGLYVLAAYWFTSSTSFANPAVTIARSLTDTFAGIAPTDVPTFIVAQMVGAFAAVLTGKALWPGVSPACAARPAPPPKPAGS, encoded by the coding sequence ATGCTGCGCCGGCTCCTGGCCGAGACGCTTGGAATGGCATTCCTGCTTGCGACCGTCGTCGGATCGGGGATCGCGGCAGTGCAATTGTCAGGCGGGAGCGCAGCGCTTGCATTGCTCTGCAACGCAGTCGCCACCGGAGCCATTCTCGTCGTCCTGATCACCGTGCTGGGGCCGGTGTCGGGCGCCCATCTCAACCCGGCGGTCAGCCTGACAATGGCGCTGGAGCGGCGCCTCGCATGGACGGCGCTCGGCCCGTACGTCGCAGCACAACTTGTCGGCGCGGTCCTCGGAGTGGTCGCCGCTCATATGATGTTCGAACAGCCCATGCTGCAGCTGTCGACAACTGGCCGGACAGGTCCCGGCCAGTGGCTCGGAGAAGCCATAGCCACCTTCGGTCTCCTGCTCACCATTTTCGGCTGCATAGCGCGAGCCCCGAAATCGACGCCCCTTGCCGTTGGTTTGTACGTTCTGGCAGCCTACTGGTTCACTTCGTCGACGTCTTTTGCCAATCCGGCGGTGACCATCGCACGCAGTCTGACCGATACCTTTGCCGGCATCGCGCCCACCGACGTACCAACGTTCATTGTAGCGCAAATGGTTGGCGCCTTTGCGGCAGTGCTGACCGGGAAAGCACTGTGGCCGGGGGTCAGCCCTGCTTGCGCTGCGCGACCGGCTCCACCGCCAAAACCGGCCGGATCCTGA
- a CDS encoding transporter associated domain-containing protein, producing MIAAGWIVAAVLAGIILAFLAFRDQLLAALGFELTAVVPQRSAHDELRGTMNELHREGQVVKQDRDQVGGLLDLHELEVSDVMVHRTNMRLINADMAPEALLREMLQSPYTRLPLWRGTTDNIVGVIHAKDLLRALNEVEGDYARVDLVKVASKPWFVPDTTTLQDQLNAFLRRKQHFAIVVDEYGEVEGLVTLEDIIEEIVGEIADEHDIDIQGVKQEADGSVVVDGSVPIRDLNRALDWSLPDDEATTIAGLVIHEAQSIPEEKQAFTFHGKRFIVMKRDKNRLTRIRIRPVLAVEPVAQRKQG from the coding sequence ATGATTGCGGCCGGCTGGATCGTCGCGGCGGTTTTGGCAGGGATCATCCTTGCCTTCCTGGCGTTTCGCGACCAGTTGCTTGCCGCACTCGGCTTCGAACTGACGGCGGTCGTGCCGCAGCGCTCGGCGCATGACGAGCTGCGCGGCACGATGAACGAACTTCATCGCGAGGGGCAGGTGGTGAAGCAGGATCGCGACCAGGTCGGCGGTCTGCTCGACCTGCACGAACTCGAAGTCTCCGACGTCATGGTCCATCGCACCAACATGCGGCTGATCAACGCCGACATGGCGCCGGAGGCGCTGCTGCGCGAAATGCTGCAGAGCCCCTACACGCGCTTGCCGCTGTGGCGCGGCACCACCGACAACATCGTCGGCGTCATCCATGCGAAGGACCTGCTGCGCGCCCTCAACGAGGTCGAGGGCGACTATGCCCGGGTCGACCTGGTCAAGGTGGCGTCCAAGCCGTGGTTCGTGCCCGACACCACGACGCTGCAGGACCAGCTCAACGCCTTTCTGCGCCGCAAGCAGCACTTTGCCATCGTTGTCGACGAGTATGGCGAGGTCGAGGGGCTGGTGACGCTCGAAGACATCATCGAGGAGATCGTCGGCGAGATCGCCGACGAACACGACATCGACATCCAGGGCGTCAAGCAGGAAGCCGATGGCTCGGTGGTGGTCGACGGCTCGGTGCCGATCCGCGACCTCAATCGTGCGCTCGACTGGAGCCTGCCCGATGACGAGGCCACCACCATCGCCGGCCTCGTCATCCACGAAGCCCAGTCGATCCCCGAGGAAAAGCAGGCCTTCACCTTTCACGGCAAGCGCTTCATCGTCATGAAGCGCGACAAGAACCGCCTGACGCGAATCAGGATCCGGCCGGTTTTGGCGGTGGAGCCGGTCGCGCAGCGCAAGCAGGGCTGA
- the aroB gene encoding 3-dehydroquinate synthase has protein sequence MTDIVTVEVGLGDRAYDILIGPGLIARGADLIQQRLPKARCAIVTDENVAAAHLAPLVESLTAAGNPPAVIKLPAGEKTKSFDSLEKVVDDIIAARLERGDAVIALGGGVIGDLTGFAAGIVRRGMNFVQMPTSLLAQVDSSVGGKTGINSPRGKNLIGVFHQPKLVLADTSALDTLPVREFRAGYAEVAKYGLIDRPDFFAWLEKNWQDVFAGGPARTEAIAQSCRAKADVVARDEFETGDRALLNLGHTFGHALEAATAYDGARLVHGEGVAIGMALAHRFSARLNLASPDDAARLEAHLREVGLPWRMSDIPGDLPDAEALFNYITQDKKVSRGALTFILTRGIGQSFIAKDVPASEVLSFLKENRQG, from the coding sequence ATGACAGACATCGTCACAGTCGAAGTCGGGCTTGGCGACCGCGCCTATGACATCCTGATCGGTCCGGGGCTGATCGCGCGCGGCGCGGACCTGATCCAGCAACGCCTGCCAAAGGCGCGCTGCGCCATTGTCACCGACGAGAACGTCGCTGCCGCCCACCTCGCGCCCTTGGTCGAAAGCCTCACCGCTGCCGGCAACCCGCCTGCAGTCATCAAGCTTCCGGCCGGTGAAAAGACCAAAAGCTTCGATTCGCTCGAGAAAGTGGTCGACGACATCATCGCCGCCCGTCTTGAACGCGGCGACGCGGTGATAGCACTCGGCGGCGGCGTCATCGGCGATCTGACCGGCTTCGCCGCCGGCATCGTGCGCCGCGGCATGAATTTCGTGCAGATGCCGACCTCGCTGCTCGCCCAGGTCGATTCTTCCGTCGGCGGCAAGACAGGCATCAACAGCCCGCGCGGCAAGAACCTGATCGGCGTGTTCCACCAGCCCAAGCTGGTGCTGGCCGACACCTCTGCCCTCGACACGCTGCCTGTGCGCGAGTTCCGCGCCGGCTATGCCGAAGTTGCCAAATACGGTCTCATCGACCGCCCCGATTTCTTCGCCTGGCTGGAAAAGAACTGGCAGGACGTGTTTGCTGGCGGCCCCGCCCGCACCGAGGCTATCGCCCAGTCCTGCCGCGCCAAGGCCGATGTGGTTGCCCGCGACGAGTTCGAGACCGGTGACCGCGCACTGCTCAATCTCGGCCATACCTTCGGCCATGCGCTCGAGGCCGCCACCGCCTATGACGGCGCTCGCCTGGTGCATGGCGAGGGAGTCGCCATCGGCATGGCGCTGGCGCACCGCTTCTCGGCCCGGCTCAATCTCGCCAGCCCCGACGATGCGGCGCGTCTCGAAGCGCATCTGCGTGAGGTCGGCCTGCCGTGGCGCATGTCGGACATTCCCGGCGACCTGCCCGACGCCGAGGCGCTGTTCAACTACATCACCCAGGACAAGAAGGTGTCGCGCGGCGCGCTGACCTTCATCCTGACGCGCGGCATCGGCCAGTCCTTCATCGCCAAGGACGTGCCGGCTTCCGAAGTGCTGTCTTTCCTCAAGGAGAACCGTCAGGGATGA
- a CDS encoding shikimate kinase, which produces MTPDAPNTSPECSSAALLDRLGTRSIVFVGLMGAGKTAIGRKVAQVLGLGFIDSDHEIEAVSRMTIPELFERYGEAEFRALEQRVIGRVLEGGPQVLSTGGGAFMNAQTRGAIAANGVSVWLKAELDLLMERVSKKQNRPLLQNADPRAVLAKLMDERYPVYALADLTVPTRDDRKEAIASEVIEALCNHLGVPGRIHVSEGSEDHE; this is translated from the coding sequence ATGACACCCGACGCGCCAAATACATCGCCCGAGTGCTCCAGCGCTGCGCTGCTCGACCGGCTCGGTACCCGCTCGATCGTCTTTGTCGGGCTGATGGGGGCAGGCAAGACGGCCATCGGCCGCAAGGTCGCCCAGGTGCTCGGCCTCGGTTTCATCGACAGCGACCACGAGATCGAGGCCGTGTCGCGGATGACCATCCCCGAACTGTTCGAGCGCTACGGCGAGGCTGAATTCCGGGCGCTCGAGCAGCGCGTCATCGGGCGTGTGCTGGAGGGCGGGCCGCAGGTTCTGTCGACAGGTGGCGGCGCCTTCATGAACGCACAGACGAGGGGCGCAATCGCTGCCAACGGCGTCTCGGTCTGGCTCAAGGCCGAACTCGACCTGTTGATGGAGCGCGTCTCCAAGAAGCAGAACCGGCCGCTGTTGCAGAATGCCGACCCGCGCGCCGTGCTCGCCAAGCTGATGGACGAACGCTACCCGGTCTATGCGCTGGCCGACCTCACAGTGCCGACGCGCGACGATCGCAAGGAGGCGATTGCCAGCGAGGTGATCGAGGCGCTGTGCAACCATCTTGGTGTGCCCGGCCGCATACACGTTTCGGAAGGCTCGGAGGATCACGAATGA